In the genome of Kitasatospora cathayae, one region contains:
- a CDS encoding dsRBD fold-containing protein, translating into MHNQWDVELSFDEDGVHTVCDARLTGARAPGLSAHGEAEKSAEDRPLARIGEEVAASRALEELSRKLRAQATGEIEDEGHRPGYLIY; encoded by the coding sequence ATGCACAACCAGTGGGACGTGGAGCTGAGCTTCGACGAAGACGGCGTGCACACGGTGTGCGACGCCAGGTTGACGGGCGCGAGGGCGCCGGGCCTGAGCGCGCACGGCGAGGCCGAGAAGAGTGCGGAGGACCGTCCGCTCGCCAGGATCGGCGAGGAGGTCGCGGCCTCCAGGGCCCTGGAGGAACTGTCCCGCAAGCTGCGGGCCCAGGCCACCGGGGAGATCGAGGACGAGGGGCACCGCCCGGGTTACCTGATCTACTGA
- a CDS encoding DUF6629 family protein gives MRWSAQADAVVGGAVAGVGVACLVRARRSRWPQPFSLAALPLMLSVHQLVEALVWLGADGELPPPLAEAARTAWAVIALPLLPVLVPAGVWQAACEPGHPVGPHRRRGLVQLTVLGAVIAIPLAAAVASHPVTATRYGHTLGYAIGIPHPAFLLAGYLLTTVGSLLLSGDRLLRRLGLVTGTGAVLCALLWRFAFMSTWCALAASASLLLLHWSGRPPTNRR, from the coding sequence ATGCGCTGGAGCGCCCAGGCGGACGCCGTGGTCGGCGGGGCGGTCGCGGGCGTCGGCGTGGCCTGCCTGGTGCGCGCCCGGCGGTCCAGGTGGCCGCAGCCCTTCTCGCTCGCCGCGCTCCCGCTGATGCTGAGCGTGCACCAACTCGTCGAGGCACTGGTCTGGCTCGGTGCGGACGGTGAGCTGCCCCCGCCCCTCGCCGAGGCGGCCCGCACCGCCTGGGCGGTGATCGCCCTGCCGCTGCTGCCCGTCCTGGTCCCCGCCGGGGTGTGGCAGGCGGCCTGCGAGCCCGGGCACCCGGTCGGCCCGCACCGCCGCCGTGGGCTCGTCCAGCTGACCGTGCTGGGCGCAGTGATCGCGATCCCGCTCGCGGCCGCCGTCGCCTCCCACCCGGTGACGGCCACCCGGTACGGCCACACCCTCGGCTACGCCATCGGCATCCCGCACCCGGCCTTCCTACTCGCCGGCTATCTCCTCACCACGGTCGGCTCCCTCCTCCTCAGCGGCGACCGTCTGCTCCGCCGCCTCGGCCTGGTCACCGGAACGGGCGCCGTCCTCTGCGCCCTGCTCTGGCGATTCGCTTTCATGTCCACCTGGTGCGCCCTCGCGGCCTCGGCCAGCCTCCTGCTCCTCCACTGGTCGGGGCGCCCGCCCACCAACCGTCGATGA
- a CDS encoding MFS transporter has translation MTATVTDSPVRSLRPLVGVLAATAVSLTGTRISAIALPWFVLATTGSATLTGLVAFAEMTPYVLVKALTGPLVDRLGPRVVSWTTDAVSAVAAGLVPLLHARGLLPFWTLLAMVAVIGAMRGPGDLAKSVMVPEAADHARVPMERATGLSGVTERLASTIGPAVGGGLVALVGPLAGLAINAVTFALGSLIVALALPPGMGRSSVPGPAAVPGPVVVQDEQRGGGYWRMFREGFGFLRAEPLLLTVTVMVGVTNLLDAGFTTVLVPVWARESGNGPAVIGLIGSVLGVTAVAGSLIAAALAHRLPRRTVFFVGFLLAGAPRYLVLALDAPVWVVVTVFAVGGFGSGFLNPILGAVLFERVPRHLLGRVHALSDSLAWAGIPLGGLLAGAAVALVGLIPGLLTAGVLYFATTTLTGLRPEWREMDRTRGHGGAEADGQVTAVVVEAARP, from the coding sequence ATGACCGCCACCGTCACCGATTCGCCGGTGCGCAGTCTGCGGCCGCTGGTCGGGGTGCTCGCCGCCACGGCGGTCTCCCTGACCGGGACCCGAATCTCGGCCATCGCACTGCCCTGGTTCGTGCTGGCCACCACTGGCAGCGCCACCCTGACCGGTCTGGTCGCCTTCGCCGAGATGACGCCGTACGTGCTGGTCAAGGCGCTGACCGGGCCGCTGGTCGACCGGCTCGGGCCGCGCGTGGTGTCCTGGACGACGGACGCGGTGAGCGCCGTCGCGGCCGGGCTGGTCCCACTGCTGCACGCCCGGGGGCTGCTGCCGTTCTGGACGCTGTTGGCGATGGTCGCGGTGATCGGTGCGATGCGCGGGCCGGGTGACCTGGCCAAGTCGGTCATGGTCCCGGAGGCGGCCGACCACGCCCGGGTACCGATGGAACGGGCCACCGGGCTCTCGGGTGTCACCGAACGGCTGGCCTCCACGATCGGACCGGCCGTCGGCGGCGGGCTGGTCGCGCTGGTGGGGCCACTGGCCGGGCTGGCGATCAACGCAGTCACCTTCGCGCTCGGGTCGCTGATCGTCGCCCTGGCGCTGCCACCGGGCATGGGGCGCTCGTCGGTTCCGGGCCCGGCGGCGGTTCCGGGCCCGGTCGTGGTCCAGGACGAGCAGCGTGGCGGCGGCTACTGGCGGATGTTCCGGGAGGGTTTCGGCTTCCTCCGGGCGGAACCGCTGCTGCTCACCGTGACCGTCATGGTCGGCGTCACCAACCTGCTAGACGCCGGGTTCACGACCGTCCTGGTCCCGGTCTGGGCCCGGGAGTCCGGCAACGGGCCGGCCGTGATCGGGCTGATCGGCAGCGTCCTGGGGGTCACGGCGGTGGCCGGCAGCCTGATCGCGGCGGCGCTCGCCCACCGGTTGCCGCGCCGTACGGTCTTCTTCGTCGGCTTCCTGCTCGCCGGGGCGCCGCGCTACCTGGTGCTCGCGCTGGACGCGCCCGTGTGGGTGGTGGTCACGGTCTTCGCGGTGGGCGGTTTCGGCTCCGGGTTCCTCAACCCGATCCTCGGCGCGGTCCTCTTCGAACGGGTTCCCCGCCACCTCCTCGGCCGCGTCCACGCCCTCAGCGACTCCCTGGCCTGGGCCGGCATCCCCCTCGGCGGGCTCCTCGCGGGTGCGGCCGTTGCTCTGGTCGGCCTGATACCCGGGCTGCTCACGGCCGGCGTCCTGTACTTCGCCACCACCACGCTGACCGGCCTGCGGCCGGAATGGCGGGAGATGGACCGAACGCGCGGGCACGGGGGTGCCGAGGCCGATGGGCAGGTGACGGCAGTCGTGGTGGAGGCGGCACGGCCGTAG
- a CDS encoding ArsR/SmtB family transcription factor has product MTEDRGWMHSDDPHVVLTAKGMKAMAHPVRMQLVGLLRRHGPSTATRLAEQLGLNSGATSYHLRQLAAAGFVEEDAERGNARERWWRSAHRVTVWTGEDMADEEPETAVGFLRAVLAGHTLTGQRVLDAFETMPREWRKAVDFSDMLLQLTPGEAEQLTAELTAVLRRYRPVGAAGPVPEGSEQVSVVVHVLPDAQGLSGSGEGGAE; this is encoded by the coding sequence ATGACCGAAGACCGTGGCTGGATGCACAGTGACGACCCGCACGTCGTCCTCACTGCCAAGGGCATGAAAGCGATGGCCCACCCCGTGCGGATGCAACTGGTCGGGCTGCTGCGAAGGCATGGCCCGTCCACGGCGACGAGGCTCGCCGAGCAGCTGGGGCTCAACTCCGGAGCCACCAGCTACCACCTGCGCCAGCTCGCCGCCGCGGGCTTCGTAGAGGAGGACGCGGAGCGCGGCAACGCCCGGGAGCGCTGGTGGCGTTCGGCGCACCGCGTGACGGTCTGGACGGGGGAGGACATGGCGGACGAGGAGCCCGAGACGGCCGTCGGCTTCCTGCGGGCCGTGCTGGCCGGCCACACCCTGACCGGGCAGCGCGTGCTCGACGCCTTCGAGACGATGCCCAGGGAGTGGCGCAAGGCGGTCGACTTCAGCGACATGCTGCTGCAGCTCACGCCGGGCGAGGCCGAGCAGCTGACCGCCGAGCTGACGGCGGTCCTCCGGCGCTACCGCCCGGTCGGCGCCGCCGGGCCGGTGCCGGAGGGCAGTGAGCAGGTCTCCGTGGTGGTCCACGTGTTGCCCGACGCGCAGGGTCTGTCCGGCTCGGGGGAGGGGGGAGCCGAATGA
- a CDS encoding ATP-binding protein, producing MARGKLWGYVASGARALGALGGAGGGVGGGGAGRKDGAGASNGLGPYPPIAMAGPRTLSRTELDQLRWTGRQAGCEPQARHVQVSEVVRRVVRGGGRAAAVTVRLAPGLPVVAGDARRMEAAVAGLVDHAIRRSPLGGRVLVRADVGRAGPAAPRTAAGRGTSARGRERVEIRISDRGAYEPPQTREWLLAGVRATGPVGPALHSLVLAAGGRLAVEPTPGGGLTVVLLLAVAYD from the coding sequence ATGGCACGCGGGAAGCTCTGGGGCTACGTCGCTTCGGGGGCCCGGGCGCTCGGCGCGCTCGGCGGCGCGGGCGGCGGGGTCGGTGGCGGCGGTGCCGGACGCAAGGACGGCGCGGGCGCGTCGAACGGCCTCGGGCCGTACCCGCCGATCGCGATGGCGGGGCCCAGGACGCTGTCCCGGACGGAGCTCGACCAACTGCGCTGGACCGGCCGGCAGGCCGGGTGCGAGCCGCAGGCGCGGCACGTCCAGGTCTCCGAGGTGGTGCGCCGGGTGGTGCGCGGCGGCGGCCGGGCGGCGGCCGTCACGGTCCGGCTGGCGCCCGGGCTGCCGGTGGTGGCGGGGGACGCCCGACGGATGGAGGCCGCGGTGGCCGGGCTGGTCGACCACGCGATCCGGCGCAGCCCGCTGGGCGGCCGAGTGCTGGTCCGCGCGGACGTCGGGCGCGCCGGCCCGGCGGCGCCCCGGACCGCGGCCGGGCGGGGCACGTCCGCGCGCGGCCGGGAGCGGGTGGAGATACGGATCTCCGATCGCGGAGCGTACGAGCCACCGCAGACCCGCGAGTGGCTGCTGGCAGGAGTGCGGGCCACCGGACCGGTCGGCCCGGCGCTGCACAGCCTGGTGCTGGCCGCGGGCGGACGGCTCGCGGTCGAGCCGACGCCCGGCGGCGGCCTGACCGTCGTGCTGCTGCTGGCGGTCGCCTACGACTAG
- a CDS encoding helix-hairpin-helix domain-containing protein — protein sequence MPRLNDQVRELLQEYADLINITGGDAFRARAYEKAARAVGGYPEDLADLDLKGLQQIPGVGKSTAAKIAEYLATGRIPALESLRARIPSGVREMMAVPSVGPKRALALYRDLGIASVDELAGAIRADRLSGVAGLGERSGEKILHGIELMRQSGGRTLLDVATELAEQLVAALSAVPGCTRCAYAGSLRRMRETVGDIDVLATADDSAPLMAALTELPYVAEVIGSGPTKTSVRTTQGIQVDLRVVPEEDWGAALVYFTGSKAHNIKLRTMAVRAGLKLSEYGLFEVDGTAKKAAKGTKAAKEAKSAAGTTGTTGAKKDGGADARTEGVKVVSETEDEVYAALGLPWIPPTLREDRGEIEAALNGELPDLIEESDLRGDLHTHTDLTDGLATLTEMIDTAAARGYSYYAVTDHAPDLVMQRMTAEKMLAQREELRGLADRHRKLRLLHGTELNIGPDGGVDWPPEFLAGFDVCVASVHSHFNLDRTAQTRRLIRACENPYVHIIGHLTTRRIGLRGPIDVDLDAVFEAAARTGTAIEINSSPQRLDLRDEDILRAKRHGVRFSIDSDAHATGHLAYPRFGIGTAQRGWLTTEDVINAWTWQKLKRFLRKDALQI from the coding sequence ATGCCCCGGCTCAACGACCAGGTCAGGGAGCTGCTCCAGGAGTACGCCGACCTGATCAACATCACCGGCGGGGACGCCTTCCGGGCCCGCGCCTACGAGAAGGCCGCCCGAGCGGTCGGCGGCTACCCCGAGGACCTGGCCGATCTGGACCTCAAGGGACTGCAGCAGATCCCCGGCGTCGGCAAGTCCACGGCGGCGAAGATCGCCGAGTACCTCGCCACCGGACGGATCCCCGCGCTGGAGTCCCTGCGGGCCAGGATCCCGTCCGGCGTACGGGAGATGATGGCCGTTCCCAGCGTCGGCCCCAAGCGCGCCCTCGCCCTCTACCGCGACCTCGGCATCGCGTCCGTGGACGAACTCGCCGGGGCGATCCGCGCCGACAGGCTGTCCGGCGTGGCCGGCCTCGGCGAGCGCAGCGGCGAGAAGATCCTGCACGGCATCGAGCTGATGCGGCAGTCCGGCGGACGGACCCTGCTCGACGTCGCCACCGAGCTGGCCGAGCAACTGGTCGCGGCGCTCTCCGCCGTCCCCGGCTGCACCCGCTGCGCGTACGCGGGCTCGCTGCGCCGGATGCGCGAGACGGTGGGCGACATCGACGTGCTGGCGACCGCCGACGACTCCGCTCCGCTGATGGCCGCGCTCACCGAACTCCCTTACGTGGCCGAGGTGATCGGCAGCGGGCCGACCAAGACCTCGGTCCGCACCACCCAGGGGATCCAGGTGGACCTGCGGGTCGTCCCCGAGGAGGACTGGGGCGCCGCGCTGGTCTACTTCACCGGGTCGAAGGCGCACAACATCAAGCTCCGCACGATGGCGGTGCGGGCCGGACTGAAGCTGTCCGAGTACGGCCTGTTCGAGGTCGACGGCACCGCCAAGAAGGCCGCGAAGGGCACGAAGGCCGCGAAAGAAGCGAAGAGCGCGGCGGGCACGACGGGCACGACGGGAGCGAAGAAGGACGGCGGAGCAGACGCCCGGACGGAGGGCGTCAAGGTGGTGTCCGAGACCGAGGACGAGGTGTACGCCGCCCTCGGCCTGCCCTGGATCCCGCCGACGCTGCGCGAGGACCGCGGCGAGATCGAGGCCGCGCTGAACGGTGAACTCCCGGACCTCATCGAGGAGTCGGACCTGCGCGGCGACCTGCACACCCACACCGACCTGACCGACGGCCTGGCCACCCTCACCGAGATGATCGACACGGCCGCTGCCCGCGGCTACTCCTACTACGCCGTCACCGACCACGCACCGGACCTGGTGATGCAGCGGATGACCGCCGAGAAGATGCTCGCCCAGCGCGAGGAGCTGCGCGGACTCGCGGACCGCCACAGGAAGCTGCGCCTGCTGCACGGCACCGAGCTGAACATCGGCCCGGACGGCGGTGTGGACTGGCCGCCCGAGTTCCTGGCCGGCTTCGACGTCTGCGTGGCCTCCGTGCACTCGCACTTCAACCTCGACCGGACCGCTCAGACCCGGCGGTTGATCCGCGCCTGCGAGAACCCGTACGTCCACATCATCGGCCACCTCACCACCCGGCGGATCGGCCTGCGCGGGCCGATCGACGTCGACCTGGACGCGGTGTTCGAGGCCGCCGCCCGCACCGGCACCGCGATCGAGATCAACAGCTCCCCGCAGCGGCTCGACCTGCGCGACGAGGACATCCTGCGGGCCAAGCGCCACGGCGTGCGCTTCTCGATCGACAGCGACGCGCACGCCACCGGCCACCTCGCCTACCCGCGCTTCGGCATCGGTACGGCGCAGCGCGGCTGGCTCACCACCGAGGACGTGATCAACGCCTGGACGTGGCAGAAGCTGAAGCGCTTCCTCCGTAAGGACGCACTACAGATCTAG